In one Cronobacter dublinensis subsp. dublinensis LMG 23823 genomic region, the following are encoded:
- the trkA gene encoding Trk system potassium transporter TrkA, producing MKIIILGAGQVGGTLAENLVGENNDITVVDTNSDRLRLLQDKFDLRVVQGHGSHPRVLREAGADDADMLVAVTSSDETNMIACQVAYSLFNTPNRIARIRAPDYVRDAERLFTPEAVPIDHLIAPEQLVIDNIYRLIEYPGALQVVNFAEGKVSLAVVKAYYGGPLIGNALSTMREHMPHIDTRVAAIFRHDRPIRPQGSTIVEAGDEVFFIAASQHIRAVMSELQRLEKPYKRIMLVGGGNIGAGLARRLEKDYSVKLIERDQQRAAELAEKLQHTIVFYGDASDQELLAEEHIDQVDLFIAVTNDDEANIMSAMLAKRMGAKKVMVLIQRRAYVDLVQGSVIDIAISPQQATISALLGHVRKADIVSVSSLRRGVAEAIEAVAHGDETTSRVVGRVIDDIKLPPGTIIGAVVRGNDVMIANDNLRIEQGDHVIMFLTDKKYVTDVERLFQPSPFFL from the coding sequence ATGAAGATAATCATTCTGGGCGCCGGTCAGGTCGGCGGGACGCTGGCGGAAAACCTGGTGGGAGAAAACAACGATATTACCGTTGTCGATACCAACAGCGATCGTCTGCGCTTACTTCAGGATAAGTTTGATTTGCGTGTCGTACAGGGGCACGGCTCCCATCCGCGCGTGTTGCGCGAGGCGGGCGCTGACGACGCCGATATGCTGGTTGCAGTCACCAGTTCCGATGAGACGAACATGATCGCCTGCCAGGTGGCGTATTCGCTCTTTAATACGCCTAACCGAATCGCGCGCATCCGCGCGCCGGATTATGTTCGTGATGCCGAGCGTCTCTTCACGCCCGAAGCGGTGCCTATCGATCATCTGATTGCGCCAGAGCAACTGGTGATTGATAACATTTACCGCCTGATTGAATATCCGGGCGCGCTGCAGGTGGTGAATTTTGCCGAAGGTAAAGTCAGTCTCGCGGTCGTGAAAGCGTACTATGGCGGTCCGCTGATTGGTAACGCGCTCTCCACGATGCGTGAGCATATGCCGCATATCGACACGCGCGTCGCCGCGATTTTCCGTCACGACAGACCCATCAGGCCGCAGGGTTCCACGATTGTGGAAGCGGGCGATGAAGTGTTTTTTATCGCGGCGTCCCAGCATATTCGCGCGGTGATGAGCGAGCTTCAACGCCTCGAAAAACCTTATAAGCGCATTATGCTGGTAGGCGGCGGGAATATCGGCGCGGGTCTCGCGCGCCGGCTGGAAAAAGATTACAGCGTTAAGCTTATCGAGCGCGATCAACAGCGCGCCGCAGAGCTTGCAGAGAAGCTGCAGCATACGATCGTGTTCTATGGTGATGCGTCGGATCAAGAGCTTCTGGCCGAAGAGCATATCGATCAGGTAGATCTTTTTATCGCGGTTACCAATGATGACGAAGCGAATATCATGTCCGCGATGCTTGCCAAACGCATGGGCGCGAAAAAGGTGATGGTGCTTATTCAGCGCCGCGCCTATGTGGATCTGGTGCAAGGCAGCGTTATCGATATTGCTATCTCTCCGCAGCAGGCGACCATTTCTGCGCTGCTCGGGCATGTGCGTAAGGCGGATATCGTAAGCGTGTCGTCGCTACGCCGCGGCGTGGCTGAAGCCATCGAAGCCGTTGCCCATGGCGACGAGACGACTTCCCGCGTTGTCGGGCGCGTAATTGATGATATTAAACTGCCGCCAGGCACGATCATTGGCGCCGTCGTGCGCGGTAATGATGTCATGATTGCCAATGACAATTTACGTATTGAGCAGGGCGATCATGTGATCATGTTCCTGACCGATAAAAAATATGTCACTGACGTCGAGCGTCTCTTCCAGCCAAGCCCCTTCTTTTTATAA
- the mscL gene encoding large-conductance mechanosensitive channel protein MscL: MSFFKEFREFAMRGNVVDLAVGVIIGAAFGKIVSSLVADIIMPPLGLLIGGIDFKQFALTLRPAVGDTPAVIMHYGVFIQNVFDFIIVAFAIFLAIKVINKLHQKKPKEAAGPSKEEVLLTEIRDLLKEQNRHP; this comes from the coding sequence ATGAGCTTTTTTAAAGAGTTTCGCGAATTCGCCATGCGCGGAAATGTTGTGGACCTGGCGGTGGGTGTCATTATCGGTGCGGCATTCGGTAAAATCGTCTCGTCATTAGTGGCAGATATCATTATGCCGCCGTTGGGCTTACTGATAGGGGGAATCGATTTTAAACAGTTCGCCCTGACGCTGCGCCCGGCTGTTGGAGATACACCCGCAGTCATCATGCACTATGGCGTTTTCATTCAGAACGTATTTGATTTCATCATCGTCGCTTTCGCGATTTTTCTGGCCATTAAGGTGATCAATAAATTGCACCAGAAAAAACCGAAGGAAGCCGCAGGTCCGAGCAAAGAAGAAGTGTTACTTACCGAAATTCGCGATTTGCTGAAAGAGCAAAACCGTCACCCATAA
- a CDS encoding alternative ribosome-rescue factor A: protein MTRYKHTKGQIQYNAIEALLHDPLFRQRIEKNLKGKGSYQRKGKYGKRGNWEASGKQADRFFTTGLLLLKTVMGDGFALSANREFR, encoded by the coding sequence ATGACTCGCTATAAACATACGAAAGGGCAAATTCAGTATAATGCGATAGAAGCCTTGCTACACGATCCTCTGTTTCGTCAGCGTATTGAAAAGAATCTCAAAGGGAAAGGCAGTTATCAACGGAAAGGAAAGTACGGCAAGCGGGGGAACTGGGAGGCCAGTGGCAAACAAGCAGATCGCTTTTTTACCACTGGCCTTCTGCTTTTGAAGACCGTTATGGGTGACGGTTTTGCTCTTTCAGCAAATCGCGAATTTCGGTAA
- the zntR gene encoding Zn(2+)-responsive transcriptional regulator: MYRIGELARLAGVTPDTVRYYEKQQMMDHEIRTEGGFRLYSENDLRRLRFIRHARQLGFTLESIRELLSIRIDPEHHTCQESKSIVQARLQEVDSRIQELQNMRVSLQKLNDACCGTAHSSVYCSILETLEQGANGQTGPH, encoded by the coding sequence ATGTATCGTATCGGAGAGCTTGCACGGCTCGCAGGCGTCACACCAGACACCGTGCGTTATTATGAAAAGCAGCAAATGATGGACCATGAAATCCGCACTGAAGGTGGCTTTCGGCTTTATTCAGAAAACGATTTGCGCCGTCTGCGATTCATTCGTCATGCGCGACAGTTGGGGTTTACCCTTGAATCAATAAGAGAGCTGTTATCGATTCGCATCGATCCGGAACATCACACCTGTCAGGAGTCGAAAAGCATTGTTCAGGCGCGGCTGCAGGAAGTCGACAGCCGTATACAGGAATTACAAAATATGCGCGTTTCTCTGCAGAAGCTGAATGATGCCTGTTGCGGCACGGCGCACAGCAGTGTCTATTGCTCGATCCTTGAAACGCTAGAACAGGGGGCGAACGGACAAACAGGACCACATTGA
- a CDS encoding DnaJ family domain-containing protein codes for MWLMDQWAERHILEAQQKGEFDNLPGSGEPLVLDDDSHLDPELRVGYRLLKNAGFLPPELEARREAVLLNDLLKEINHQHPDYQTVSKRLALLELKLKQAGLSTDFLHGSYAHSLASKLEE; via the coding sequence ATGTGGTTAATGGATCAGTGGGCCGAGCGTCATATCCTCGAGGCCCAGCAAAAAGGTGAGTTCGACAATCTTCCTGGTTCCGGCGAGCCACTGGTACTCGACGATGATTCTCACCTCGATCCCGAACTCCGGGTCGGTTACCGGCTTTTAAAAAATGCGGGTTTCCTTCCTCCCGAGCTTGAAGCGCGTCGAGAGGCAGTACTGCTCAACGATCTTCTTAAGGAAATCAACCATCAGCATCCTGATTACCAGACCGTAAGCAAAAGGCTGGCTTTACTTGAGCTGAAGCTAAAACAGGCCGGGCTCAGTACGGATTTTCTTCATGGCAGTTATGCTCACTCTCTTGCCAGCAAACTGGAGGAATAG
- the rplQ gene encoding 50S ribosomal protein L17 → MRHRKSGRQLNRNSSHRQAMFRNMAGSLVRHEIIKTTLPKAKELRRVVEPLITLAKTDSVANRRLAFARTRDNEIVAKLFNELGPRFATRAGGYTRILKCGFRAGDNAPMAYIELVDRAEPQAEAAAE, encoded by the coding sequence ATGCGCCATCGTAAGAGTGGTCGTCAACTGAACCGCAACAGCAGCCATCGCCAGGCAATGTTCCGCAACATGGCCGGCTCCCTGGTTCGTCATGAAATCATCAAGACGACCCTGCCGAAAGCGAAAGAGCTGCGTCGCGTAGTTGAGCCGCTGATTACTCTTGCCAAGACCGACAGCGTAGCTAATCGTCGTCTGGCATTCGCCCGCACTCGTGATAACGAGATCGTGGCAAAACTGTTTAACGAGCTGGGCCCGCGTTTCGCGACCCGTGCCGGTGGTTACACTCGCATTCTGAAGTGTGGCTTCCGTGCTGGTGACAACGCTCCGATGGCATACATCGAGCTGGTTGATCGCGCCGAGCCGCAAGCAGAAGCAGCTGCAGAGTAA
- a CDS encoding DNA-directed RNA polymerase subunit alpha has product MQGSVTEFLKPRLVDIEQVSSTHAKVTLEPLERGFGHTLGNALRRILLSSMPGCAVTEVEIDGVLHEYSTKEGVQEDILEILLNLKGLAVRVQGKDEVVLTLNKSGIGPVTAADITHDGDVEIVKPQHVICHLTDENASISMRIKVQRGRGYVPASARIHSEEDERPIGRLLVDACYSPVERIAYNVEAARVEQRTDLDKLVIEMETNGTIDPEEAIRRAATILAEQLEAFVDLRDVRQPEVKEEKPEFDPILLRPVDDLELTVRSANCLKAEAIHYIGDLVQRTEVELLKTPNLGKKSLTEIKDVLASRGLSLGMRLENWPPASIADE; this is encoded by the coding sequence ATGCAGGGTTCTGTGACAGAGTTTCTAAAACCGCGCCTGGTAGATATCGAGCAAGTGAGTTCGACGCACGCCAAGGTGACCCTTGAGCCTTTAGAGCGTGGCTTTGGCCATACTCTGGGTAACGCACTGCGCCGTATTCTGCTTTCATCGATGCCGGGTTGCGCGGTGACCGAGGTTGAGATTGATGGTGTACTGCACGAGTACAGCACCAAAGAAGGCGTTCAGGAAGATATCCTGGAAATCCTGCTCAACCTGAAAGGGCTGGCGGTGAGAGTTCAGGGTAAAGATGAAGTCGTACTTACTCTGAATAAATCTGGCATTGGCCCTGTAACCGCAGCCGACATCACCCATGACGGTGATGTCGAAATCGTCAAGCCGCAGCACGTGATCTGCCACCTGACCGATGAGAACGCATCTATCAGCATGCGTATCAAAGTTCAGCGCGGTCGTGGTTATGTGCCGGCGTCTGCCCGAATTCATTCGGAAGAAGATGAGCGCCCGATCGGCCGTCTGTTGGTCGACGCTTGCTACAGCCCTGTAGAACGTATTGCCTACAATGTTGAAGCAGCGCGTGTAGAACAGCGTACCGACCTGGACAAGCTGGTCATCGAAATGGAAACCAACGGCACAATCGATCCTGAAGAGGCGATTCGTCGTGCGGCGACCATCCTGGCAGAACAACTTGAAGCTTTCGTTGACTTACGTGATGTTCGTCAGCCGGAAGTTAAAGAAGAGAAACCAGAATTCGATCCGATCCTGCTGCGCCCTGTTGACGATCTGGAATTGACTGTCCGCTCTGCTAACTGCCTCAAGGCAGAAGCTATCCACTACATCGGTGATCTGGTACAACGTACCGAGGTTGAGTTGCTGAAAACGCCGAACCTCGGTAAGAAATCTCTTACTGAGATTAAAGATGTGCTGGCTTCCCGTGGTCTGTCTCTGGGCATGCGCCTGGAAAACTGGCCGCCGGCAAGCATTGCAGATGAGTAA
- the rpsD gene encoding 30S ribosomal protein S4, translated as MARYLGPKLKLSRREGTDLFLKSGVRAIDTKCKIEQAPGQHGARKPRLSDYGVQLREKQKVRRIYGVLERQFRNYYKEAARLKGNTGENLLALLEGRLDNVVYRMGFGATRAEARQLVSHKAIMVNGRVVNIASYQVGPNDVVSVREKAKKQSRVKAALELAEQREKPTWLEVDAGKMEGTFKRKPERTDLSADINEHLIVELYSK; from the coding sequence ATGGCAAGATATTTGGGTCCTAAGCTCAAGCTGAGCCGTCGCGAGGGCACAGACCTGTTCCTTAAGTCTGGCGTTCGCGCGATCGATACCAAGTGTAAAATTGAACAAGCTCCTGGCCAGCACGGCGCACGTAAACCGCGTCTGTCTGACTATGGTGTACAGTTGCGTGAAAAGCAAAAAGTTCGCCGTATCTACGGTGTGCTGGAGCGTCAGTTCCGTAACTACTACAAAGAAGCAGCGCGTCTGAAAGGCAACACCGGTGAAAACCTGTTGGCTCTGCTGGAAGGTCGTCTGGACAACGTTGTATACCGTATGGGCTTTGGCGCCACTCGTGCAGAAGCACGTCAGTTGGTTAGCCACAAAGCGATTATGGTAAACGGTCGTGTTGTTAACATCGCTTCTTACCAGGTTGGTCCGAACGACGTAGTTAGCGTTCGTGAGAAAGCGAAAAAGCAGTCTCGCGTGAAAGCCGCTCTGGAGCTGGCTGAGCAGCGTGAAAAGCCAACCTGGCTGGAAGTTGATGCTGGCAAGATGGAAGGTACCTTCAAGCGTAAGCCTGAGCGCACCGATCTGTCTGCGGACATTAACGAACACCTGATCGTCGAGCTTTACTCCAAGTAA
- the rpsK gene encoding 30S ribosomal protein S11: MAKAPVRARKRVRKQVSDGVAHIHASFNNTIVTITDRQGNALGWATAGGSGFRGSRKSTPFAAQVAAERCAEAVKEYGIKNLEVMVKGPGPGRESTIRALNAAGFRITNITDVTPIPHNGCRPPKKRRV; the protein is encoded by the coding sequence ATGGCAAAGGCACCAGTTCGTGCACGTAAGCGTGTAAGAAAACAAGTCTCTGACGGCGTGGCTCATATCCATGCTTCTTTCAACAACACCATCGTTACTATTACTGATCGTCAGGGTAACGCTCTGGGTTGGGCAACTGCCGGTGGTTCCGGTTTCCGTGGTTCTCGCAAATCCACTCCGTTCGCAGCTCAGGTTGCAGCAGAGCGTTGCGCAGAAGCCGTGAAAGAATACGGTATTAAGAACCTGGAAGTTATGGTTAAGGGACCGGGTCCGGGCCGCGAATCTACTATTCGTGCTCTGAACGCCGCTGGTTTCCGCATCACTAATATTACTGATGTGACTCCGATCCCTCACAACGGTTGTCGTCCGCCGAAAAAACGTCGCGTATAA
- the rpsM gene encoding 30S ribosomal protein S13: MARIAGINIPDHKHAVIALTSIYGIGKTRSKAILAAVGFAEDVKISELSEEQIDTLRDEVAKFVVEGDLRREVSMSIKRLMDLGCYRGLRHRRGLPVRGQRTKTNARTRKGPRKPIKK; the protein is encoded by the coding sequence GTGGCCCGTATAGCAGGCATTAACATTCCTGATCATAAGCATGCCGTAATCGCATTAACCTCGATCTACGGTATCGGTAAAACCCGTTCTAAAGCTATCCTGGCTGCAGTGGGTTTCGCTGAAGATGTTAAGATCAGTGAGCTGTCTGAAGAACAAATCGACACGCTGCGTGACGAAGTTGCCAAATTTGTCGTTGAAGGTGATCTGCGCCGTGAAGTGAGTATGAGCATCAAGCGCCTGATGGATCTTGGTTGCTATCGCGGTTTGCGTCATCGTCGTGGTCTCCCGGTTCGCGGTCAGCGTACCAAGACCAACGCACGTACCCGTAAGGGTCCGCGCAAACCGATCAAGAAATAA
- the rpmJ gene encoding 50S ribosomal protein L36: MKVRASVKKLCRNCKIVKRDGVIRVICSAEPKHKQRQG, from the coding sequence ATGAAAGTTCGTGCTTCCGTCAAGAAATTATGCCGTAACTGCAAAATCGTTAAGCGTGATGGCGTCATCCGCGTGATTTGCAGTGCCGAGCCGAAGCATAAACAGCGTCAAGGCTGA
- the secY gene encoding preprotein translocase subunit SecY, whose translation MAKQPGLDFQSAKGGLGELKRRLLFVIGALIVFRIGSFIPIPGIDAAVLAKLLEQQRGTIIEMFNMFSGGALSRASIFALGIMPYISASIIIQLLTVVHPTLAEMKKEGESGRRKISQYTRYGTLVLAIFQSIGIATGLPNMPGMQGLVINPGFAFYFTAVVSLVTGTMFLMWLGEQITERGIGNGISIIIFAGIVAGLPPAIGHTIEQARQGDLHFLLLLLVAVLVFAVTFFVVFVERGQRRIVVNYAKRQQGRRVYAAQSTHLPLKVNMAGVIPAIFASSIILFPATIASWFGGGTGWNWLTTISLYLQPGQPLYVLLYASAIIFFCFFYTALVFNPRETADNLKKSGAFVPGIRPGEQTAKYIDKVMTRLTLVGALYITFICLIPEFMRDAMKVPFYFGGTSLLIVVVVIMDFMAQVQTLMMSSQYESALKKANLKGYGR comes from the coding sequence ATGGCTAAACAACCGGGATTAGATTTTCAAAGTGCCAAAGGTGGCCTTGGCGAACTGAAACGCAGACTGCTGTTTGTTATCGGTGCGCTGATTGTGTTCCGAATTGGCTCTTTTATTCCAATCCCTGGTATTGATGCCGCTGTACTTGCCAAACTGCTTGAGCAACAGCGTGGCACCATCATTGAAATGTTCAACATGTTCTCTGGTGGTGCCCTCAGCCGTGCTTCTATTTTCGCTCTGGGTATTATGCCGTATATTTCGGCTTCTATTATTATCCAACTGCTGACTGTCGTTCACCCGACACTGGCAGAAATGAAAAAAGAAGGGGAGTCTGGTCGTCGTAAGATCAGCCAGTACACCCGTTACGGCACTCTGGTGCTGGCAATATTTCAGTCGATCGGTATTGCTACCGGTCTGCCGAATATGCCTGGTATGCAAGGCCTGGTAATTAATCCGGGCTTTGCATTCTATTTCACCGCTGTTGTGAGTCTGGTTACCGGGACAATGTTCCTGATGTGGCTGGGTGAACAGATTACTGAACGCGGTATCGGCAACGGTATCTCAATCATAATCTTCGCTGGTATCGTTGCGGGGCTTCCGCCGGCCATTGGCCATACCATCGAGCAAGCGCGGCAAGGCGACCTGCACTTCCTCCTGTTGCTGTTGGTTGCAGTATTAGTATTCGCAGTGACTTTCTTTGTTGTGTTTGTTGAGCGTGGTCAACGTCGCATCGTCGTGAACTATGCAAAACGTCAGCAAGGTCGTCGTGTTTATGCTGCACAGAGCACACATTTACCGCTGAAAGTGAACATGGCTGGGGTTATTCCGGCAATTTTCGCTTCCAGTATTATTCTGTTCCCGGCAACCATCGCGTCATGGTTCGGGGGCGGTACTGGTTGGAACTGGCTGACAACAATTTCGCTGTATTTGCAGCCTGGGCAACCGCTTTATGTGTTACTCTATGCGTCTGCAATCATCTTCTTCTGTTTCTTCTACACGGCGTTGGTTTTCAACCCGCGCGAAACAGCAGATAACCTGAAGAAGTCCGGTGCATTCGTGCCAGGAATTCGTCCGGGAGAACAAACGGCGAAGTATATCGATAAAGTAATGACACGTCTGACTTTAGTCGGTGCGCTGTATATTACTTTCATTTGCCTGATCCCGGAGTTCATGCGTGATGCAATGAAGGTTCCGTTCTATTTCGGTGGAACATCGTTACTTATCGTTGTCGTTGTCATCATGGACTTTATGGCTCAAGTGCAAACTCTGATGATGTCTAGTCAGTATGAGTCTGCATTGAAGAAAGCGAACCTGAAAGGCTATGGCCGTTAA
- the rplO gene encoding 50S ribosomal protein L15: MRLNTLSPAEGSKKAGKRLGRGIGSGLGKTGGRGHKGQKSRSGGGVRRGFEGGQMPLYRRLPKFGFTSRKAMITAEVRLSDLAKVEGDVVDLNTLKAANIIGIQIEFAKVILAGEVTRPVTVRGLRVTKGARAAIEAAGGKIEE; this comes from the coding sequence ATGCGTTTAAATACTCTGTCTCCGGCCGAAGGCTCCAAAAAGGCGGGTAAACGCCTGGGTCGTGGTATCGGTTCTGGCCTCGGTAAAACCGGTGGTCGTGGTCACAAAGGTCAGAAGTCTCGTTCTGGCGGTGGCGTACGTCGCGGTTTCGAGGGCGGTCAGATGCCTCTGTACCGTCGTCTGCCGAAATTCGGTTTCACTTCTCGTAAAGCAATGATCACGGCAGAAGTTCGTCTGTCCGATCTGGCTAAAGTAGAAGGCGACGTAGTTGACCTGAACACGCTGAAAGCGGCAAACATTATCGGCATCCAGATCGAATTCGCGAAAGTGATTCTGGCTGGTGAAGTTACTCGTCCGGTAACTGTTCGTGGCCTGCGTGTGACTAAAGGCGCTCGTGCTGCTATCGAAGCTGCTGGCGGTAAAATCGAGGAATAA
- the rpmD gene encoding 50S ribosomal protein L30 — MAKTIKITQTRSAIGRLPKHKATLLGLGLRRIGHTVEREDTPAVRGMVNAVSFMVKVEE, encoded by the coding sequence ATGGCAAAGACTATTAAAATCACTCAAACCCGCAGTGCAATCGGTCGTCTGCCGAAACATAAGGCAACGCTGCTTGGCCTGGGTCTGCGTCGTATTGGTCACACCGTTGAGCGCGAGGATACTCCTGCTGTTCGCGGTATGGTCAACGCGGTTTCCTTCATGGTTAAAGTTGAGGAGTAA
- the rpsE gene encoding 30S ribosomal protein S5, producing the protein MSHIEKQAGELQEKLIAVNRVSKTVKGGRIFSFTALTVVGDGNGRVGFGYGKAREVPAAIQKAMEKARRNMINVALNHGTLQHPVKGAHTGSRVFMQPASEGTGIIAGGAMRAVLEVAGVHNVLAKAYGSTNPINVVRATIDGLANMKSPEMVAAKRGKSVEEILG; encoded by the coding sequence ATGTCTCACATCGAAAAACAAGCTGGCGAACTGCAGGAAAAGCTGATCGCGGTAAACCGCGTATCTAAAACCGTTAAAGGTGGTCGTATTTTCTCCTTCACAGCTCTGACTGTAGTGGGTGATGGCAACGGCCGCGTTGGTTTTGGTTACGGTAAAGCACGCGAAGTTCCGGCAGCGATCCAGAAAGCGATGGAAAAAGCTCGTCGCAATATGATTAACGTCGCGCTGAACCACGGCACCCTGCAGCACCCGGTTAAAGGTGCTCACACGGGTTCTCGTGTATTCATGCAGCCGGCTTCCGAAGGTACCGGTATCATCGCCGGTGGTGCAATGCGCGCCGTTCTGGAAGTCGCTGGGGTTCATAACGTTCTGGCTAAAGCCTATGGTTCCACCAACCCGATCAACGTGGTTCGTGCAACTATTGATGGCCTGGCCAACATGAAATCCCCGGAAATGGTCGCTGCCAAGCGTGGTAAATCCGTTGAAGAAATTCTGGGGTAA
- the rplR gene encoding 50S ribosomal protein L18, whose amino-acid sequence MDKKSARIRRATRARRKLKELGATRLVVHRTPRHIYAQVIAPNGSEVLVAASTVEKAIAEQLKYTGNKDAAAAVGKAVAERALEKGIKDVSFDRSGFQYHGRVQALADAAREAGLQF is encoded by the coding sequence ATGGATAAGAAATCTGCTCGTATCCGTCGTGCGACCCGCGCACGTCGCAAGCTCAAAGAGCTTGGTGCGACCCGCCTGGTGGTACATCGTACCCCGCGTCATATTTACGCACAGGTAATCGCCCCGAACGGTTCTGAAGTTCTGGTAGCCGCTTCTACTGTAGAAAAAGCTATCGCTGAGCAACTGAAGTACACTGGAAACAAAGACGCCGCTGCTGCAGTTGGTAAAGCTGTTGCTGAGCGCGCGCTGGAAAAAGGCATCAAAGATGTTTCTTTTGACCGCTCTGGTTTCCAATATCATGGTCGTGTCCAGGCACTGGCAGATGCTGCCCGTGAAGCTGGCCTTCAGTTCTAA
- the rplF gene encoding 50S ribosomal protein L6 — MSRVAKAPVVIPAGVDVKLNGQVITIKGKNGELTRTLNDAVEVKHADNALTFGPRAGFADGWAQAGTARALLNSMVIGVTEGFTKKLQLVGVGYRAAIKGNVVNLSLGFSHPVDHQLPAGITAECPSQTEIVLKGADKQLIGQVAADLRAYRRPEPYKGKGVRYADEVVRTKEAKKK, encoded by the coding sequence ATGTCTCGTGTTGCTAAAGCACCGGTCGTTATTCCTGCCGGCGTTGACGTAAAACTCAACGGTCAGGTTATCACGATCAAAGGTAAAAACGGCGAGCTGACTCGTACTCTCAACGATGCTGTTGAAGTCAAACATGCAGATAATGCTCTGACCTTCGGTCCGCGTGCTGGTTTTGCGGACGGTTGGGCTCAGGCTGGTACCGCGCGTGCCCTGCTGAATTCAATGGTTATCGGTGTTACCGAAGGCTTCACTAAGAAGCTGCAGCTGGTTGGTGTAGGTTATCGTGCAGCGATCAAAGGGAATGTAGTAAACCTGTCTCTGGGTTTCTCTCACCCCGTTGATCATCAGCTGCCTGCGGGTATCACTGCAGAATGTCCGTCTCAGACTGAAATCGTGCTGAAAGGCGCTGATAAACAGCTGATCGGCCAGGTTGCTGCTGACCTGCGCGCCTACCGTCGTCCTGAGCCTTACAAAGGCAAGGGTGTTCGTTACGCCGACGAAGTCGTGCGTACCAAAGAGGCTAAGAAGAAGTAA
- the rpsH gene encoding 30S ribosomal protein S8, whose product MSMQDPIADMLTRIRNGQAANKAAVTMPSSKLKVAIANVLKEEGFIEDFKVEGDTKPELEVTLKYFQGKAVVESIQRVSRPGLRIYKKKDELPKVMAGLGIAVISTSKGVMTDRAARQAGLGGEIICYVA is encoded by the coding sequence ATGAGCATGCAAGATCCGATCGCGGATATGCTGACCCGTATCCGTAACGGTCAGGCCGCGAATAAAGCTGCGGTCACCATGCCTTCCTCCAAGCTGAAAGTGGCAATCGCCAACGTGCTGAAGGAAGAAGGTTTTATTGAAGATTTCAAAGTTGAAGGCGACACCAAGCCGGAACTGGAAGTAACTCTTAAGTACTTCCAGGGTAAAGCTGTTGTAGAAAGCATTCAGCGTGTCAGCCGCCCAGGTCTGCGCATCTATAAGAAAAAAGATGAGCTGCCGAAAGTTATGGCTGGCCTGGGTATCGCGGTTATTTCTACCTCTAAAGGTGTTATGACTGATCGTGCAGCGCGCCAGGCTGGTCTTGGTGGCGAAATTATCTGCTACGTAGCCTAA
- the rpsN gene encoding 30S ribosomal protein S14, producing MAKQSMKAREVKRVALAEKYFAKRAELKAIISDVNASDEDRWNAVLKLQTLPRDSSPSRQRNRCRQTGRPHAFLRKFGLSRIKVREAAMRGEIPGLKKASW from the coding sequence ATGGCTAAGCAATCAATGAAAGCACGCGAAGTAAAGCGCGTAGCTTTAGCTGAAAAATACTTCGCTAAACGCGCTGAACTGAAAGCGATCATTTCTGATGTGAACGCTTCCGACGAAGATCGTTGGAACGCTGTTCTGAAGCTGCAGACTCTGCCGCGTGATTCCAGCCCGTCTCGTCAGCGTAACCGCTGCCGTCAAACTGGTCGTCCGCACGCTTTCCTGCGGAAGTTCGGGTTGAGCCGTATTAAGGTCCGTGAAGCCGCTATGCGCGGTGAAATCCCGGGTCTGAAAAAGGCTAGCTGGTAA